The genomic DNA GCGGTATTCTGCATTGATCCCCCGAGAGATCTTTTCATCTCCCTGCCGAGAAATCTCAGGTCTATCGATACGCAATGACCGACAATGATGTCATCGCCGCAGAACTGCAGAAACTCTGAAAGTATTGGTTTGATCCCCGGCTGAGACTGGACATCGGAAGGGGTAATGCCATGGATGACCACACTTTCCGGTTTAAACCCCGCAACCGGTTTGACGAGCCGGTGAAACGTGTTGCCGAGTTCGATTCTCATCCCGGACATTCTGACGGCTCCGATCGAGATTATCGAGTCTTTTCTCTCATTCAGTCCGGTAAGTTCGGTATCGATTACTACATATCTGGTATCTGCAAGAGGGGTATTCCTTTCGATGGGCAGCGGGGGCTGTTTCCAGAACCTGAAGAATTCCATTATGTATTTTTACCAGATCATAGCTTTATATCTCTCGATGATCAAGTCCTGGATTTTTGAGATAAGCTGGAAGGTCTCCTTCGCAATCCTTTTCTCAAGGTTGCTCAGTTTGTTCGGGTTAATAAAATTGTTGATGGGTTTGCCCTCTTTCATTTGGGAGAACTGGTGCTGAATCCTGATCAGCATGATGAATTCAAAGGCGTGCAGGAGTTCGTCGGCATACTCTTTCATGATGGTATGCATATCTTTCAGGATGTTGATCCGCTCGATGGTGGAGGTTTCCCGGACTCCTTTTTCGAGGGCAAACAGCCGCACAAGATCCACTACCGGCGCAAGCCCCTTGATTTTCATATTCAGTTCGTCTTTGTGTTCACCGCTTTTTTCGACCACAAAGGTCTTCAGAAAGCCGATCGGCGGCATGTTCTTTATTGCCATGTTTGCGATGTATCCCAGAAATACTTTTTTGTCCTTCACCATGGACAGGGTGAAATCCTTCAGCCAGTCAAGGAGCCTTGTTTCCCCGTATACTGCCCTGAAGTCGAAAAAAGTCACGGAATTCATTACTGCCTCTGATGTCGGGGTGGATATCCAGTTCGTGAAGTACTTTCTCCATACATGCAGCGGCTGGCGCCACATGGGATTGGTGGCCATGAAGTCGGCGGGACAGAGCGGGAACCCGCATTTCAGCAGGCCGTCCCTCACAAACAGGGTGAACTCACGGAAATATTCCTCCGCGGTT from Nitrospirota bacterium includes the following:
- a CDS encoding 3'-5' exonuclease; translated protein: MEFFRFWKQPPLPIERNTPLADTRYVVIDTELTGLNERKDSIISIGAVRMSGMRIELGNTFHRLVKPVAGFKPESVVIHGITPSDVQSQPGIKPILSEFLQFCGDDIIVGHCVSIDLRFLGREMKRSLGGSMQNTAIDTFRVYEWLCRKTAREGCFSAIPRDASLYTIAKCFGITVRGAHDALIDAYITAQLFQRFFPVLLETGVQQIGDLIEIGNPEKGGGAFKLTGEISNL